The DNA segment ATCCAGCGAGCAAATGATGCATTGTTGAGTAAGGATTTCGCTTTGTTCAGCATACCGGACAAACCACACTGCCATACCATTGCAATCACAAAGTGAATCGCTGCCATCACGAGTGACTGAACAAATGGTGAATATTCAGGATTAATAAACTGAGGCAAAAAAGCTAAGTAAAACACCGCCGTTTTCGGGTTCAGTACGTTAGATAGGAAACCTTCACGTAATGAGCGTCTAACATTCACTGATTGACTACCGATAGCACCAACACTCACACCACCACTTTTCTTCATCGCCCATAAACTCGATAGGCCCAACCAAATAAGATAAACCGCACCCACAGTTTTCACCGCATAAAACAGCTCTGCAGACTGAGTTAGAATCACCGATATACCGAGGGCTGAAAACGAGGCATGTACAAACAAACCTAAACAGATGCCAAGGCTCGTTAATGCTCCATCATGAAAACCGCCTCTTGTGGTATTACGGATCACAAGTGCCGTATCTAGGCCTGGTGTCAGGGTTAAAATCGTGATGGCCACTAAAAAGGCACTGAAGTTCTCAATCACGTTCGATATCCATCTCTTGTTGTTAATCAATGGACTATATCAGATACGACTGACTTGGGTAGTGCAAAACACCCTGCTAGAATTACAAACTCATTACACAGTC comes from the Vibrio astriarenae genome and includes:
- a CDS encoding LysE family translocator — its product is MIENFSAFLVAITILTLTPGLDTALVIRNTTRGGFHDGALTSLGICLGLFVHASFSALGISVILTQSAELFYAVKTVGAVYLIWLGLSSLWAMKKSGGVSVGAIGSQSVNVRRSLREGFLSNVLNPKTAVFYLAFLPQFINPEYSPFVQSLVMAAIHFVIAMVWQCGLSGMLNKAKSLLNNASFARWMEGTTGAVLIVLGIKLLVEKPQL